In Pseudobythopirellula maris, a single window of DNA contains:
- a CDS encoding ArsR/SmtB family transcription factor, with the protein MGDQLSQTFAALADPTRRAMLARLAEGRANVSELAEPFLDRMSLPAVTKHVQVLERAGLVVKTREAQRRPCELNPEAFERIDAWMAIYRAQMEESLDRLDAYLKSKQGSKNKRGPKSVEAPSSMPKPAKKKKKTQPKREQDGRKK; encoded by the coding sequence GTGGGCGACCAACTCAGCCAAACCTTCGCGGCCCTGGCCGACCCGACGCGGCGGGCCATGCTCGCGCGCCTCGCCGAGGGGCGGGCCAACGTGTCGGAGCTGGCCGAGCCGTTCCTTGACCGCATGAGCCTGCCGGCCGTCACCAAGCACGTGCAAGTGCTCGAGCGGGCCGGGCTGGTCGTCAAGACACGCGAGGCCCAGCGGCGCCCCTGCGAGCTCAACCCCGAGGCCTTCGAGCGGATCGACGCTTGGATGGCGATCTACCGCGCGCAGATGGAGGAGAGCCTCGACCGGCTTGACGCCTATTTGAAGAGCAAGCAGGGCTCGAAGAACAAACGGGGTCCCAAGTCTGTCGAAGCCCCGTCGTCGATGCCGAAGCCGGCAAAGAAAAAGAAGAAGACCCAACCCAAGAGAGAACAAGATGGTCGCAAGAAGTAA
- the uvrB gene encoding excinuclease ABC subunit UvrB — protein MPKFQLESEFQPAGDQPAAIKQLVGGLKDGRKEQVLMGVTGSGKTYTMANVIQQLQRPALVLSHNKTLAAQLYSEFKEFFPNNAVSYFVSYYDYYQPEAYIPQRDIYIEKDASINEEIDRMRLATTSSLVSRRDVIVVASVSCIYGLGSPEDYKAMMVGLRVGDTVDRDEILSKLIDVQYERNDTDPDRGKFRVRGDSVEVWPAYEEFCYRIEFWGDEVEKLSIIHPVSGQVIDSLEEIYIYPAKHFVLPEERIEKAVDGIRKELSGRLELFKKEGKMLEAQRLSARTRYDLEMMLEMGYCPGIENYSAPLSGKPPGEPPNTLFDFFPKDFLLFVDESHATVSQIGAMYNGDRARKTTLVEHGFRLPSALDNRPLKFDEWRERMGQCVYVSATPAAYELEQTGGEVVEQIVRPTGLLDPVIELSPARGQVPHLLEQIRERAAAGERVLVTALTKRLSEDLAAFLTEKGVMCKWLHSDLDAFERVELLRDLRLGKFEALIGVNLLREGLDLPEVSLVAILDADKEGFLRSETSLMQTIGRAARNVNAKVILYADKVTKSMQRAMDETQRRRKLQEEYNKEHGITPETIKKAIRMGIEGEAAAHAAANAAVGRDDETRYVTEEYINELEKEMYEAADGMEFERAAILRDRIEKMRESIGQSLRAVEEQLKQGGKKGRRKGVGGKKKAKVPRPKKGV, from the coding sequence ATGCCCAAGTTCCAGCTCGAAAGCGAATTCCAGCCCGCCGGCGATCAGCCGGCCGCCATCAAGCAGCTCGTGGGCGGTCTGAAAGACGGCCGCAAGGAGCAGGTGCTGATGGGCGTCACCGGGTCGGGCAAGACCTACACGATGGCCAATGTCATCCAGCAGCTGCAGCGGCCTGCGCTTGTGCTCTCGCACAACAAAACGCTGGCGGCCCAGCTCTACAGCGAGTTCAAGGAGTTCTTCCCCAACAACGCGGTGAGCTACTTCGTTAGCTACTACGACTACTACCAGCCCGAAGCCTACATCCCGCAGCGCGACATCTACATCGAGAAGGACGCCTCCATAAACGAAGAGATCGACCGCATGCGGCTCGCGACGACCAGCAGCCTGGTTAGCCGGCGCGACGTGATCGTCGTGGCGAGCGTGTCGTGCATCTACGGCTTGGGCTCGCCCGAGGACTACAAGGCGATGATGGTCGGCCTGAGGGTCGGCGACACGGTCGACCGCGACGAGATCCTCTCCAAGCTCATCGACGTGCAGTACGAACGCAACGACACCGACCCCGACCGCGGCAAGTTCCGCGTGCGCGGCGACTCGGTCGAGGTGTGGCCCGCCTACGAAGAGTTCTGCTACCGCATCGAGTTCTGGGGCGACGAGGTCGAGAAGCTCTCGATCATCCACCCGGTCTCCGGCCAGGTGATCGACAGCCTCGAGGAGATCTACATCTACCCGGCCAAGCACTTCGTGCTGCCGGAGGAGCGGATCGAGAAGGCGGTCGACGGTATCCGCAAGGAGCTCTCCGGGCGGCTCGAGCTGTTCAAGAAAGAGGGGAAGATGCTCGAGGCGCAGCGTCTCTCGGCCCGCACCCGCTACGACCTGGAGATGATGCTCGAGATGGGCTACTGCCCGGGGATCGAGAACTACAGCGCGCCGCTCTCCGGCAAGCCGCCCGGCGAGCCGCCCAACACGCTGTTCGACTTCTTCCCCAAAGACTTCTTGCTGTTCGTCGACGAGAGCCACGCCACGGTCTCGCAGATCGGGGCGATGTACAACGGCGACCGGGCGCGCAAAACGACGCTCGTGGAGCACGGCTTCCGCTTGCCGAGCGCCCTGGACAACCGCCCGCTCAAGTTCGACGAGTGGCGCGAGCGGATGGGGCAGTGCGTGTACGTCTCGGCCACGCCGGCGGCCTACGAGCTCGAGCAGACCGGCGGCGAGGTCGTCGAGCAGATCGTCCGTCCCACGGGGTTGCTCGACCCGGTGATCGAACTGAGCCCCGCCCGCGGGCAGGTGCCCCACCTGCTGGAGCAGATCCGCGAGCGGGCCGCCGCCGGCGAGCGGGTGCTGGTGACGGCGCTCACCAAACGGCTCTCGGAAGACCTCGCCGCGTTCCTCACCGAGAAGGGCGTGATGTGCAAGTGGCTCCACTCGGACCTCGACGCGTTCGAGCGGGTCGAGCTGCTCCGCGACCTGCGGCTCGGCAAGTTCGAGGCGCTCATCGGCGTGAACCTGCTGCGTGAGGGGCTCGACCTTCCGGAGGTTTCGCTCGTGGCGATCCTCGACGCCGACAAAGAGGGGTTCCTCAGAAGCGAGACCTCGCTGATGCAGACCATCGGCCGCGCCGCGCGCAACGTGAACGCCAAGGTGATCCTCTACGCCGACAAGGTGACCAAGAGCATGCAGCGGGCGATGGACGAGACCCAGCGCCGCCGCAAGTTGCAGGAGGAGTACAACAAGGAGCACGGCATCACGCCCGAGACGATCAAGAAGGCGATCCGCATGGGCATCGAGGGCGAGGCGGCCGCCCACGCCGCCGCCAACGCCGCCGTGGGCCGCGACGACGAGACCCGCTACGTCACCGAGGAGTACATCAACGAGCTCGAGAAGGAGATGTACGAGGCGGCCGACGGCATGGAGTTCGAGCGCGCCGCGATCCTCAGGGACCGCATCGAGAAGATGCGCGAGTCGATCGGCCAGAGCCTGCGCGCCGTGGAGGAACAGCTCAAGCAGGGCGGCAAGAAAGGCCGTCGCAAAGGCGTCGGCGGCAAAAAAAAGGCGAAGGTCCCCCGGCCCAAAAAGGGGGTATGA
- a CDS encoding ComEA family DNA-binding protein encodes MPEPLIRRADQLTIAVLTAVALAGMAAWWSAHGGREGLVEIDRAAPLDYEFLVDVNRAEWPELAQLPAIGPVLARRIVASRDREGPFRSIEELDRVNGIGPRTLEGMRRYLLPIAGGEQVAGGEESAVRHRRPRG; translated from the coding sequence ATGCCCGAGCCGCTCATCCGCCGCGCCGACCAGCTAACGATCGCCGTGCTGACGGCTGTCGCCCTGGCGGGCATGGCGGCCTGGTGGTCGGCGCACGGCGGACGCGAGGGGCTCGTCGAGATCGACCGCGCGGCGCCGCTCGACTACGAATTCCTCGTCGACGTGAACCGCGCCGAGTGGCCCGAGCTGGCGCAGCTGCCGGCCATCGGGCCGGTTCTCGCCCGGCGGATCGTCGCGAGCCGCGACCGCGAAGGCCCGTTCCGTTCGATCGAAGAGCTCGACCGGGTCAACGGCATCGGGCCACGAACGCTGGAGGGGATGCGGCGTTACCTGCTGCCGATCGCCGGCGGCGAGCAAGTGGCTGGCGGTGAGGAATCGGCCGTCCGACATCGGCGGCCACGTGGATGA
- the eno gene encoding phosphopyruvate hydratase, whose translation MSTIVDIHARQILDSRGNPTVEVDVTLADGSTGTAAVPSGASTGAHEANELRDGDKDVYLGKGVLKAVDNVNEVLADELIGMDGLDQIGLDTRMIDLDGTPNKSKLGANAILGVSLATAHAAAKYTDLPLFRYLGGSNARLLPAPMMNILNGGEHADNSVDIQEFMVMPLGFDNFSEALRCGCEIFHSLKKVLSDKGLSTSVGDEGGFAPNLGANAEAFDIILTAIEKAGYKPGEQVWFAMDCAASEFFDSDKKVYKIDGKELDPTGMVDLLAGWAGKYPICSIEDGCDEDDWEGWKMLTDKIGKTCQLVGDDLFVTNVERLARGIDEGIGNSILIKVNQIGSLTETIDAIHMAHGAGFTSVTSHRSGETEDSTIADLAVALQTGQIKTGSASRSDRMAKYNQLLRIEEQLGDSAQYGGPAFAAKLG comes from the coding sequence ATGAGCACGATCGTCGACATCCACGCCCGCCAGATCCTCGACAGCCGCGGCAACCCCACGGTCGAGGTCGATGTGACGCTCGCCGACGGATCGACCGGCACAGCCGCCGTTCCCAGCGGCGCCAGCACCGGCGCCCACGAGGCCAACGAGCTGCGCGACGGCGACAAGGACGTGTACCTCGGCAAGGGCGTGCTGAAGGCCGTCGACAACGTCAACGAGGTGCTCGCCGACGAGCTGATCGGCATGGACGGCTTGGACCAGATCGGCCTCGACACCCGCATGATCGATCTGGACGGCACGCCGAACAAGTCGAAGCTCGGCGCCAACGCCATCCTCGGCGTGTCGCTCGCCACGGCCCACGCGGCGGCCAAGTACACCGACCTGCCGCTGTTTCGCTACCTCGGCGGCTCGAACGCCCGGCTGCTGCCGGCGCCGATGATGAACATCCTCAACGGCGGCGAGCACGCCGACAACTCGGTCGACATCCAAGAGTTCATGGTGATGCCGCTCGGCTTCGACAACTTCAGCGAAGCGCTCCGCTGCGGCTGCGAGATCTTCCACAGCCTCAAGAAGGTTCTCTCGGACAAGGGCCTGTCGACCAGCGTCGGCGACGAGGGGGGCTTCGCCCCGAACCTGGGCGCCAACGCCGAGGCGTTCGACATCATCCTCACCGCCATCGAGAAGGCGGGCTACAAGCCGGGCGAGCAGGTCTGGTTCGCCATGGACTGCGCCGCCTCGGAGTTCTTTGACTCCGACAAGAAGGTCTACAAGATCGACGGCAAAGAGCTCGACCCCACGGGCATGGTCGACCTGCTCGCCGGCTGGGCCGGCAAGTACCCGATCTGCTCGATCGAGGACGGCTGCGACGAGGACGACTGGGAGGGCTGGAAGATGCTCACCGACAAGATCGGCAAGACCTGCCAGCTCGTGGGCGACGACCTGTTCGTCACCAACGTCGAGCGGCTCGCCCGCGGCATCGATGAGGGGATCGGCAACAGCATCCTGATCAAGGTCAACCAGATCGGCTCGCTCACGGAGACGATCGACGCGATCCACATGGCCCACGGCGCCGGGTTCACGAGCGTCACGTCGCACCGCTCGGGCGAGACCGAGGACAGCACGATCGCCGACCTGGCGGTGGCGCTGCAGACGGGCCAGATCAAGACCGGCTCGGCGAGCCGCTCGGACCGCATGGCGAAGTACAACCAGCTGCTGCGGATCGAGGAGCAGCTGGGCGACTCGGCCCAATACGGCGGGCCGGCGTTTGCGGCGAAGCTGGGCTGA
- a CDS encoding matrixin family metalloprotease has product MPPYRRVRSLTIAATLLAASASGGAHAFVPGDRWTSTSSGSAGDSGEAISLTWSLVPDGTLIPDDGYGSKNSNLIATLDTLFDVEAGAGMSGADLMTRPWFEYFDRSFSRWSELTGVTYTYEANDDGLTSRLGFLSGFPGLRGDVRIGGAFLDGVSNEDGDVLAYNYFPNNADMVIDTGDPSLFTTAENDHRLLRNVIMHEAGHGLGLEHSSSFGDDFLMEPSINVDFDGPQHDDLRGVHWFYGDALEKGGGNGSTSTATPLGALTAGATLAVGLDGDGVAVDESETDFVSIANQFDDDYFAFTVAAATTLNLVATPLGAEFDQTGQPFNTRETSDLRLAFYGPGGGSPIAESVAAGSGEAESLTGISISEPGEYYARVWAEDNTNSSSEIDIVQFYQLAITDLSTPSPALPGDYNGNGVVDAADFTVWRDTRDTAVANAYEGADGDGDGLIGPGDYTVWVNHFGQTLPAPGLSAPEPGAFSLLALGGSLFFARRRTARG; this is encoded by the coding sequence ATGCCGCCGTACCGCCGCGTCCGCTCGCTGACCATCGCCGCGACGCTGCTCGCCGCCTCTGCGTCTGGTGGGGCTCACGCGTTCGTCCCCGGCGACCGCTGGACCTCGACCTCAAGCGGTTCGGCGGGCGACAGCGGAGAGGCGATCTCGCTCACCTGGAGCCTCGTGCCGGACGGCACTCTCATCCCGGACGACGGGTACGGCTCGAAGAACAGCAATCTGATCGCAACCCTCGACACGCTGTTCGACGTCGAGGCGGGCGCCGGCATGAGCGGCGCCGACTTGATGACCCGCCCTTGGTTCGAATACTTCGACCGTTCGTTCTCCCGCTGGAGCGAGCTGACGGGCGTGACTTACACGTACGAAGCGAACGACGACGGGCTGACCTCAAGGCTCGGCTTCCTGTCGGGCTTCCCGGGCTTGCGCGGCGACGTGCGGATCGGCGGCGCGTTCCTCGATGGCGTCAGCAACGAGGATGGCGATGTGCTCGCCTACAATTACTTCCCCAATAACGCCGACATGGTGATCGACACCGGCGACCCTTCGCTGTTCACCACCGCTGAGAACGACCACCGGCTGCTGCGCAATGTCATCATGCACGAGGCGGGCCACGGCCTCGGGCTCGAACACAGCTCATCATTCGGCGACGATTTCTTGATGGAGCCCTCGATCAACGTCGACTTCGATGGGCCCCAACACGACGACCTGCGCGGCGTCCACTGGTTCTACGGCGACGCCCTCGAGAAGGGGGGCGGCAACGGGTCGACCTCCACCGCCACCCCGCTCGGCGCGCTCACCGCCGGCGCCACACTCGCCGTGGGGCTCGACGGCGACGGCGTGGCGGTCGACGAGTCGGAAACCGACTTCGTCAGCATCGCCAATCAGTTCGACGACGACTACTTCGCGTTCACCGTCGCGGCGGCCACGACGCTCAACCTGGTAGCGACGCCGCTCGGCGCCGAGTTCGATCAAACGGGACAGCCGTTCAACACCCGTGAAACGAGCGACCTGCGTCTGGCGTTCTACGGCCCCGGGGGCGGGTCGCCGATCGCCGAGAGCGTGGCGGCGGGCTCCGGCGAAGCGGAGTCGCTCACCGGGATCTCGATCAGCGAACCGGGCGAGTACTACGCGCGGGTGTGGGCCGAGGACAACACGAACAGCTCGTCGGAAATCGACATCGTGCAGTTCTATCAGCTCGCGATCACCGACTTATCGACGCCCTCGCCCGCGCTGCCGGGCGACTACAACGGCAACGGCGTCGTCGACGCGGCCGACTTCACAGTGTGGCGCGACACACGCGACACGGCGGTTGCGAACGCGTACGAAGGCGCCGACGGCGATGGCGACGGCCTCATCGGCCCGGGCGACTACACCGTGTGGGTCAATCATTTCGGCCAGACACTGCCGGCGCCGGGCCTCTCGGCCCCCGAGCCGGGGGCGTTCTCACTGCTCGCCTTGGGAGGCAGTCTCTTTTTTGCTCGCCGAAGAACGGCACGCGGATAA
- a CDS encoding ATP-binding response regulator gives MLSFLFDTDGFPARWFCGTAWQDEPWLGWMHIIADLATAVAYTAIPVMMIFALRKTKQIPEPRLLMLFAVFILACGSVHLIEAIIFWTPVYRLSAVAKSVTAIASLGTVAVLAVRLPRLLALRSPEVLESLVRDRTQRLEDTAGRLELVLSAGAMGAWDWNLETNRIVLDEAEIELTGLSGDPVGEVGNQELDISAFFDIIHADDHEELDAALRESIDHGVPYEHSFRITTPQGVEKWIAGRGRLIVEPGEPRRLVGVNYDVTAIKQSEGELAEARRLAEAASEAKSRFLANTSHEIRTPLTAMLGCAESLVRESPDETTTETATVIKRQGELLLRILNDVLDLSKIEAGRMTLRRKTCDLRAMFEDIHSLLEPQAEAKGLALSVEVDPNATHSLRTDPVRVRQVLLNLASNAVKFTEKGSVSICAEEAAAEEGLAEGLSDGPQQDPDAEQQRWLRLRVSDTGPGIPEEHQQAVFEAFHQSDAAIGPDGASRGTGLGLTIAARLARMLGGRLDLNSRLGEGAEFTFWLPLVEATPKGGSSDKAGAARANGADSPQRRGRILVAEDTPSIQFLLRKILTPHATRLDVVGDGQAAVDAARSARDAGQPHDAILLDMTMPILGGHEAAQILRSEGFSTPIIALTAGAMVGDRERCLAAGCTEYLAKPLDWDALEAAVQTALADSEG, from the coding sequence ATGCTCAGCTTCTTGTTCGACACCGACGGGTTTCCCGCGCGCTGGTTCTGTGGCACGGCGTGGCAAGACGAGCCTTGGCTCGGCTGGATGCACATCATCGCCGATCTCGCCACGGCGGTCGCCTACACGGCGATCCCGGTGATGATGATTTTCGCGCTGCGCAAAACCAAGCAGATCCCCGAGCCGCGGCTGCTGATGCTGTTTGCGGTGTTTATCTTGGCCTGCGGCTCGGTCCACCTGATCGAAGCCATCATCTTCTGGACGCCGGTCTACCGACTCTCGGCGGTCGCCAAATCGGTCACAGCGATCGCCTCGCTCGGCACGGTGGCGGTGCTGGCGGTTCGCCTGCCGCGACTGCTCGCGCTGCGCAGCCCCGAGGTGCTCGAGTCGTTGGTGCGGGACCGAACGCAGCGTCTTGAGGATACGGCCGGGCGGCTCGAGCTCGTGCTGTCGGCCGGCGCCATGGGCGCCTGGGACTGGAACCTCGAGACCAACCGCATCGTGCTCGACGAGGCCGAGATCGAGCTGACCGGCTTGTCGGGCGATCCGGTCGGTGAAGTCGGCAACCAAGAGCTCGACATCTCCGCGTTCTTCGACATCATCCACGCCGACGACCACGAGGAGCTCGACGCGGCCCTGCGTGAGTCGATCGACCACGGCGTTCCTTACGAGCACTCGTTCCGCATCACCACGCCGCAAGGAGTCGAGAAGTGGATCGCCGGCCGCGGCCGGCTCATCGTCGAGCCGGGCGAGCCGAGGCGGTTGGTGGGCGTGAACTACGACGTCACGGCTATCAAGCAAAGCGAGGGCGAGTTGGCCGAGGCGCGGCGCCTGGCCGAGGCGGCCAGCGAGGCGAAGTCGCGGTTCCTCGCCAACACCAGTCACGAGATCCGCACCCCGCTCACGGCCATGCTCGGCTGCGCCGAGTCGCTCGTACGTGAATCGCCCGACGAGACGACCACCGAGACCGCCACGGTGATCAAGCGGCAGGGCGAGCTGCTGCTGCGCATCCTGAACGACGTGCTCGATCTGTCAAAGATCGAAGCGGGACGCATGACCCTGCGCCGCAAGACTTGCGACCTGCGGGCGATGTTCGAGGACATCCACTCGCTGCTCGAGCCACAGGCCGAAGCGAAGGGTCTCGCCCTATCGGTCGAGGTCGATCCCAACGCGACACACAGCCTGCGGACCGACCCGGTGCGGGTGCGGCAGGTGCTGCTGAACCTCGCCTCCAACGCGGTGAAGTTCACCGAGAAAGGCTCGGTCTCGATCTGCGCGGAAGAGGCGGCCGCAGAGGAGGGTCTCGCCGAAGGCCTATCCGACGGTCCCCAACAGGACCCCGATGCGGAACAGCAGCGTTGGCTGCGGCTCCGTGTTAGCGACACGGGGCCCGGCATCCCCGAGGAGCATCAGCAAGCCGTCTTCGAGGCGTTCCACCAGTCCGACGCGGCGATCGGCCCCGACGGCGCCAGCCGCGGCACCGGCCTGGGGCTCACCATCGCCGCCCGACTGGCGCGGATGCTCGGCGGCCGGCTCGACCTGAACAGCCGCTTGGGCGAAGGCGCCGAGTTCACCTTCTGGCTGCCGCTCGTCGAGGCCACGCCTAAGGGTGGGTCGAGCGACAAGGCGGGCGCCGCTCGCGCCAACGGCGCCGACTCGCCCCAACGACGCGGCCGGATCCTCGTGGCCGAGGACACCCCGAGCATCCAGTTCTTGCTGCGCAAGATCCTCACGCCCCACGCCACGCGGCTCGACGTGGTGGGAGACGGTCAGGCGGCGGTCGACGCGGCCCGCTCGGCTCGCGACGCCGGCCAGCCGCACGACGCGATTTTGTTAGACATGACGATGCCGATTCTCGGCGGGCACGAGGCGGCCCAGATCTTGCGCTCCGAGGGATTCTCCACGCCGATCATCGCGCTCACGGCCGGCGCGATGGTGGGCGACCGCGAACGCTGTCTAGCGGCCGGCTGCACCGAGTATCTGGCCAAACCGCTCGACTGGGACGCCCTGGAAGCCGCGGTTCAGACCGCTCTGGCCGATTCCGAAGGCTGA
- a CDS encoding BrnT family toxin, with amino-acid sequence MNNLRKYGVSFDEDRYLRLGHGKSDRILVVSHTDRNERIRLISARLATPRERKVYENG; translated from the coding sequence TTGAATAACCTGCGCAAGTACGGCGTTTCCTTTGACGAGGACCGGTATCTTCGGCTGGGCCATGGTAAGAGTGATCGGATTCTCGTCGTGAGCCACACCGACCGTAATGAGCGCATCCGCCTAATCAGCGCCCGGCTTGCTACGCCTCGCGAACGCAAGGTTTATGAAAATGGATGA
- a CDS encoding SRPBCC family protein produces MVARSKPNEIRITREYDAPVAMVWDAWADPEQVAQWWGPRGFTITTHSKELRVGGVWRYTMHGPDGTDWPNTTVYHEVVEHEKLVYDHGGSEDRPPLFRVTVLFVERDGKTLMDMTMALPTPEEAEATRVMIKEKGGNGTWDRLAEYLADRKGVSSFVINRSFDAPRDAVFAMWIDPEHFANWLPPNGCEMEFLRSDVREGGESFYRWISVQQDFSIYVRLEYHTIDVPNRLVYVQRLCDENGRPAKHPILHDFPEAMLTTVDLKEEGPNATRVTLTWAPQGEATAEEVQAFLDTRSSMTQGWTGSFDKLEGVLLSTRSETVG; encoded by the coding sequence ATGGTCGCAAGAAGTAAGCCGAACGAGATCCGCATCACCCGCGAGTACGACGCGCCGGTGGCCATGGTGTGGGATGCTTGGGCCGACCCGGAGCAGGTGGCCCAGTGGTGGGGGCCGCGCGGGTTCACGATCACCACGCACAGCAAAGAACTCCGCGTGGGGGGCGTGTGGCGTTACACGATGCACGGCCCGGACGGCACGGACTGGCCGAACACGACGGTCTACCACGAGGTCGTGGAGCACGAGAAGCTCGTCTACGACCACGGCGGCTCCGAAGACCGGCCGCCGCTGTTCCGGGTGACGGTGCTGTTTGTTGAACGCGATGGCAAGACGTTGATGGATATGACGATGGCGCTCCCCACGCCCGAGGAGGCCGAGGCCACGCGTGTGATGATCAAGGAGAAGGGCGGCAATGGGACCTGGGACCGGTTGGCGGAGTACCTGGCGGATCGGAAGGGCGTGTCGAGCTTCGTCATCAACCGCAGCTTCGACGCGCCGCGGGACGCGGTCTTCGCGATGTGGATCGACCCCGAGCATTTCGCGAATTGGCTCCCACCCAACGGTTGCGAGATGGAATTCCTGCGGTCCGATGTCCGCGAAGGGGGCGAGTCGTTCTACCGGTGGATCAGTGTGCAGCAAGACTTTTCGATCTACGTGCGTCTCGAATACCACACGATCGACGTTCCCAACCGGTTGGTTTACGTCCAGCGGCTCTGCGACGAGAACGGCCGCCCGGCCAAGCACCCTATCCTGCACGACTTCCCCGAGGCGATGCTCACCACAGTGGATCTTAAAGAAGAAGGCCCTAACGCGACGCGTGTGACCCTCACGTGGGCGCCGCAGGGAGAGGCGACGGCCGAAGAAGTGCAGGCGTTCCTCGACACGCGGTCGAGCATGACGCAGGGGTGGACCGGTTCGTTCGACAAGCTAGAGGGGGTGCTGCTTAGCACCCGGTCGGAGACCGTGGGCTGA
- a CDS encoding matrixin family metalloprotease, with the protein MQRPLSQPESTSRSGPRNTAWPPRRSPYRRGALLLVAALAVVAAGAAAEAYEAASRWTTTSHGSTGEWGDPAAVRWSLVPNGTIIGGQGPSDLIAKLDDYFDVTSPTGDLTTRPWFPIFQQSFDRWEELSGLTFHYESNDDGGAIGSSGSPSGQIGVRGDIRIGGATIDGENGLFGYSYFPNHSDMVLDSEEESLFTYAAIDHRQFRNLLMHEIGHGLGLEHVSSEDAAFLLDATLSVQFDGPQHDDLLGVHALYGDRLEKTFGGLGNNTVSTSASLGALAPGGVLEIGYGAGENPLTIDANATDFVSVSNQYDYDYYTFSVEAPTTIDLVLTPLGGVFDMGGETVDSRAASNLELSLIALGGSLVLAEAKSAPTGAAESLLGYELTQAGDYFVRVRGFDLTNHHSEIDGAQLYGLRLTSEATAPALPGDYNGDGFVDSADFTVWRDTRDSSVSPYSGADGDGDGVVGAGDYTVWVDHFGQALPSASHSVPEPSALTLLAVSGVFLGRRRAQHA; encoded by the coding sequence TTGCAACGACCCTTGAGCCAACCCGAGTCAACCAGCCGAAGCGGCCCCCGCAACACCGCGTGGCCGCCACGACGCTCGCCCTACCGGCGCGGCGCCTTGCTGCTTGTCGCCGCGTTGGCGGTGGTCGCCGCTGGCGCCGCGGCCGAGGCGTACGAGGCCGCGAGTCGCTGGACCACCACATCGCACGGTTCCACAGGCGAATGGGGCGACCCGGCGGCAGTCCGCTGGAGCCTCGTCCCCAACGGCACGATCATCGGCGGCCAAGGGCCGAGCGATCTGATCGCGAAGCTCGACGACTACTTCGATGTCACGTCGCCCACGGGCGACCTGACCACCAGGCCGTGGTTCCCGATCTTCCAGCAATCGTTCGATCGCTGGGAGGAGCTTTCGGGGCTCACGTTCCACTACGAGTCGAACGACGACGGCGGCGCGATCGGTTCCTCGGGGTCGCCGTCGGGCCAGATCGGCGTGCGCGGCGACATCCGCATCGGCGGCGCGACGATCGATGGCGAGAACGGCCTGTTTGGCTACAGCTATTTCCCGAACCACAGCGACATGGTGCTCGACTCCGAAGAGGAATCGCTCTTCACCTACGCGGCAATCGACCACCGCCAGTTCCGCAACCTCTTGATGCACGAGATCGGCCACGGGCTCGGGCTCGAACACGTCAGCTCCGAGGACGCCGCCTTCTTGCTCGATGCGACGCTCAGCGTCCAGTTCGACGGCCCGCAGCACGACGACCTGCTCGGCGTCCACGCCCTGTACGGCGACCGGCTGGAGAAAACCTTCGGCGGCCTGGGCAACAACACCGTGTCGACTTCCGCCTCGCTTGGCGCCCTGGCGCCGGGCGGCGTGCTGGAGATCGGCTACGGGGCGGGCGAGAACCCGCTCACGATCGACGCCAACGCGACCGACTTCGTGAGTGTGTCGAACCAGTACGACTACGACTACTACACGTTCTCAGTCGAGGCGCCCACGACGATCGACCTCGTGCTGACGCCGCTGGGCGGGGTCTTCGACATGGGGGGCGAAACGGTCGACTCGCGTGCGGCAAGCAACCTGGAGCTGTCACTGATCGCGTTGGGCGGATCGCTCGTGCTGGCCGAGGCGAAATCGGCGCCGACCGGCGCGGCCGAGTCGCTCTTGGGCTACGAGCTCACCCAGGCCGGCGACTACTTCGTGCGGGTCCGCGGCTTTGACCTCACCAACCATCACAGCGAGATCGACGGCGCTCAGCTTTACGGGCTGAGGCTCACAAGCGAGGCGACGGCCCCCGCCCTGCCGGGCGATTACAACGGCGACGGCTTCGTCGATAGCGCCGACTTCACCGTGTGGCGTGACACACGCGACTCGTCGGTCTCCCCCTACTCGGGCGCCGACGGCGACGGCGACGGAGTCGTTGGCGCGGGCGACTACACGGTGTGGGTCGACCACTTCGGCCAGGCGTTGCCGTCGGCAAGCCATTCGGTCCCCGAACCCTCGGCGCTCACGCTGCTAGCAGTTTCTGGCGTTTTTTTGGGTCGACGGCGAGCCCAACACGCCTAG